A genomic window from Helicobacter suis HS1 includes:
- the trxB gene encoding thioredoxin-disulfide reductase, translating to MTNSSNNSSLLDLAIIGGGPAGLSAGLYATRGGVKEVVLFEKGAPGGQITFSSEIENYPGVREVVSGLDFMQPWQEQCFRFGLKQEMTLVTQISFQEDRFVIYTDEGKSIGAKSVILATGGRPKRAGIKGESEFWGNGVSTCATCDGFFYKNKEVAVLGGGDTALEEALYLAKMCSKVYLIHRRDQFRAAPVTVARAKNEPKIEFLTPAVVEEIKGNASGVNAVVFKNTQTGAIQELAVPGIFIFVGYEINNEVLKQENGSMLCACDSYGAVMVDLSMKTNIKGLFAAGDVRTSAAKQVVCAAGDGATAALSAIAYLDSHT from the coding sequence TTGACAAACTCCTCTAATAACTCATCTCTACTAGACCTTGCAATCATTGGTGGGGGCCCTGCGGGTTTAAGCGCGGGGCTGTATGCAACAAGGGGAGGCGTGAAAGAGGTGGTTTTATTTGAAAAAGGAGCTCCTGGTGGGCAAATCACCTTTAGTAGCGAGATTGAAAATTACCCGGGTGTGCGCGAGGTGGTGAGTGGGTTAGATTTTATGCAACCATGGCAAGAACAATGCTTTCGTTTTGGATTAAAGCAAGAAATGACTTTAGTAACTCAAATTAGTTTTCAAGAGGATCGCTTTGTAATCTACACAGATGAGGGTAAGAGTATTGGCGCTAAAAGTGTGATTTTAGCCACCGGTGGGCGGCCTAAAAGAGCGGGGATTAAAGGCGAGTCAGAGTTTTGGGGTAATGGGGTGAGTACCTGTGCTACCTGTGATGGCTTTTTTTATAAAAATAAAGAAGTGGCTGTTTTAGGAGGCGGGGACACCGCTTTAGAAGAGGCGCTTTATCTGGCTAAAATGTGTAGTAAAGTCTATTTAATCCACCGCCGCGATCAATTCCGCGCCGCGCCTGTTACTGTTGCGCGTGCTAAGAATGAACCTAAGATTGAGTTTTTAACCCCAGCTGTGGTGGAGGAGATTAAAGGCAATGCTTCTGGAGTGAATGCGGTAGTTTTCAAAAACACCCAGACAGGCGCTATACAAGAACTAGCCGTACCCGGTATTTTTATCTTTGTAGGCTATGAGATCAATAATGAAGTGTTAAAACAAGAAAATGGGAGCATGCTATGTGCCTGCGATTCTTATGGCGCTGTTATGGTGGATTTATCTATGAAAACTAATATTAAAGGTCTCTTTGCAGCAGGAGATGTGCGTACTAGCGCGGCTAAACAAGTGGTGTGCGCAGCAGGCGATGGAGCTACGGCTGCTCTTTCTGCGATTGCTTATTTAGATTCTCATACCTGA
- the dapB gene encoding 4-hydroxy-tetrahydrodipicolinate reductase, whose amino-acid sequence MLQVGIFGASGKVGSLLAREVQKQPQLSLSSVFVRQNLSLNLAQILPQDTFVTNDIEQFIAHCKIVVDFSSAKALDQLIQVLLKHPLPLVSGTTGLKEWQALLDLSQKAPVLHASNMSLGMAVLNKVVGLVAKDLVHADIEISEIHHRYKKDAPSGSALTLGQTCAQARGIDFKQACQQHREGLRKEGEIGFSSLRGGDLVGSHTVGFYLDGEYLEFNHTATDRTIFAKGALEAAKWLALQKPGLYHIQDLYRS is encoded by the coding sequence ATGTTACAAGTTGGTATTTTTGGGGCTAGTGGTAAAGTAGGTAGTTTACTGGCTAGAGAAGTACAAAAACAGCCACAATTAAGTCTTTCTAGCGTTTTTGTACGCCAAAATCTGAGTTTAAATCTAGCCCAAATTCTCCCGCAAGATACTTTTGTAACTAATGATATTGAACAGTTTATCGCCCACTGTAAAATCGTGGTTGATTTTTCCTCTGCTAAGGCTTTAGATCAGTTAATCCAAGTTTTACTTAAACACCCTCTCCCCTTAGTTTCTGGTACCACTGGTTTAAAAGAATGGCAAGCTTTGCTAGATTTAAGTCAAAAAGCCCCTGTTTTACACGCCTCTAACATGTCCTTAGGAATGGCTGTACTTAATAAGGTTGTGGGTTTAGTGGCTAAAGACTTAGTCCATGCTGATATTGAAATCAGTGAAATCCATCACCGCTACAAGAAAGACGCGCCCAGTGGGAGCGCGCTTACTTTGGGACAGACCTGCGCGCAGGCTAGAGGAATAGATTTTAAACAAGCATGCCAACAACACAGAGAAGGGTTACGCAAAGAGGGTGAAATTGGCTTTTCTAGTTTGCGTGGGGGTGATTTGGTGGGTAGCCATACTGTGGGTTTTTATTTAGACGGCGAATATTTAGAGTTTAACCACACCGCCACCGATCGCACAATCTTTGCCAAAGGCGCTTTAGAGGCCGCCAAGTGGCTAGCCTTGCAAAAACCCGGACTCTATCACATCCAAGATTTATACCGCTCTTAA
- a CDS encoding DNA translocase FtsK: MQIQEKSQNLLAKLRMFKIEGQIVNTHVGPLVTTFEFRPAGHVKVSRVLSLTDDLAMALCAQSIRIQAPIKGKDTMGIEIANAKSAPISLREILESPAFEQAPALSLALGKNTLGEPYVLDLKTLPHLLIAGSTGSGKSVGMHAMIISLLYKNTPRELQFLIIDPKRVEFSMYANIPHLKAPIITDPQQAISVLNEMVQEMEARYMLLSEQRVKNIDAYNKKINKEQQLPFIVFIIDELADLMLVGGKEVETPIIRIAQMGRASGLHLIIATQRPSVDILTGLIKTNLPCKISFKVGSKIDSRVILDTEGAQNLLGKGDMLLIQPGSSAPIRLHGPYVAEEEIERIIDFIESQSN; encoded by the coding sequence ATGCAAATTCAAGAAAAAAGCCAAAATCTTTTAGCCAAACTGCGCATGTTTAAAATTGAAGGCCAAATAGTTAACACCCATGTAGGTCCTCTGGTAACCACCTTTGAATTCCGCCCCGCTGGCCATGTTAAAGTGAGCCGGGTTTTAAGCCTAACTGATGATCTAGCTATGGCTTTATGTGCCCAATCTATTCGTATACAAGCCCCTATTAAGGGCAAAGATACAATGGGCATTGAAATAGCTAATGCTAAGAGCGCGCCTATTAGTTTAAGAGAGATTTTAGAAAGCCCGGCCTTTGAACAAGCTCCAGCTTTAAGTTTAGCTTTGGGTAAAAACACTTTAGGAGAACCCTATGTTTTAGATTTAAAAACCCTCCCTCATTTGCTCATTGCAGGGAGTACGGGTAGTGGTAAAAGTGTGGGCATGCATGCTATGATTATCTCTTTACTTTATAAAAATACGCCCAGAGAGTTGCAATTTTTAATCATTGATCCAAAACGGGTAGAATTTAGCATGTATGCTAATATCCCCCATTTAAAAGCCCCTATTATTACAGACCCACAGCAAGCTATCAGTGTTCTTAATGAAATGGTGCAGGAAATGGAAGCGCGTTACATGCTTTTAAGTGAACAGCGCGTTAAAAACATTGATGCCTATAATAAAAAGATAAACAAAGAACAACAACTCCCCTTTATCGTCTTTATCATTGATGAATTAGCAGATTTAATGTTAGTGGGGGGAAAGGAAGTAGAAACCCCTATTATTCGCATCGCCCAAATGGGAAGAGCAAGCGGCTTACATCTCATTATCGCCACACAGCGCCCTAGCGTAGATATTTTAACCGGCCTTATTAAAACCAATTTACCCTGTAAAATCAGCTTCAAAGTGGGTTCTAAGATCGATTCGCGCGTTATTTTAGATACAGAAGGCGCGCAAAATCTTTTAGGTAAAGGCGATATGCTCTTAATCCAGCCGGGCAGTAGCGCACCTATACGCCTCCATGGCCCCTATGTGGCTGAGGAGGAGATAGAAAGAATTATTGATTTTATTGAAAGTCAAAGCAACTAA
- a CDS encoding YraN family protein, producing the protein MSFTKGRLAEQFACQYLIARGYCILAQNFSCRFGEIDIIALYDQVLHFIEVKSRKSTDPVYAITPSKLEKIKKSIGVYLQQSQVNYDFCIDAITLKGTPPHCQIEWIENITL; encoded by the coding sequence ATGAGTTTTACTAAGGGGAGATTAGCCGAACAATTTGCATGCCAGTATTTGATTGCTAGGGGATATTGTATTTTAGCGCAAAATTTTTCTTGCCGTTTTGGTGAAATTGATATTATTGCCTTGTATGATCAGGTGTTGCATTTTATAGAAGTTAAAAGCCGTAAAAGTACAGACCCTGTTTATGCAATCACCCCCTCCAAGCTTGAAAAAATTAAAAAGAGCATTGGTGTTTATCTACAACAAAGCCAAGTCAATTATGATTTTTGTATTGATGCAATCACTCTTAAAGGTACTCCCCCCCACTGCCAGATTGAATGGATTGAAAATATTACCCTTTAA
- a CDS encoding PD-(D/E)XK nuclease family protein has translation MLEEKPVLYVFSSRRACNAFYAKQQDGFLPVVWSVKEFYNQISFIDGLLKVPRSVRQVLLAHAIKEVAQNLPESTEHLLVFEKSFLGYLDSSTFVAHFFNELAIFDLDINQIESQDIYGDYANHLEVLKRILAHYQEQLEKHRFYDRILRIEPTLISAVLEKFTRIEFYLEGSLNNQEQRLLFKVASLVPVFLHVNCDRYNKDFLGFLKLDLEVNHYYKLDLSALLQGKPAIIKKQEQNLQVDHIRVYGFKTRLEQVGLALLRVQEWLQDGLDPSTLAIITPDSSITAYLKLLDIENNLNLAHGQDVEWVYFAYFQALKNLQINPPPLNASPLEELDKVCKQAMEQVYPTPPKHLQDFHEDFYNNLMSIKSLLKDYPLADLLELYLQELKKQRIDDVSGGKVRVLDVLECRGLSFERVVLLDFTDHLVPCIPDHNLFLNSTTRARLNIPTLKDHENLQKHYYYQILQNTKQVDIAYYVDDKTTHSKMLLELDLNTQISPANFALFPPENKHDYLDEECKGKVLEGFSFSATKFNDYLTCPRRFYLKYIKNLTPPSKDQFNMGTFLHKLLKKHYEEHKNTPVKASDLLELAQDEQLNALQRLEFEVAVDKMSAFFEKEKEILQSREVLVCEKKFKTSIAGFTFNGKIDRIDRLEDGSYAILDYKYKSKDKLKVDTLENMEESQDYQLSIYHLALASSLQDARIRVYFYDLKKGELLEEYLQVVHFKQEQLQNQLKKLTSIMPFEKRPNKDNCSYCPYMDICGVVYEREKY, from the coding sequence ATGTTAGAGGAAAAACCGGTTTTATATGTCTTTAGTAGTAGGCGCGCTTGTAATGCTTTTTATGCCAAACAACAAGATGGATTTTTGCCTGTGGTTTGGAGTGTAAAGGAGTTTTACAACCAGATTAGCTTTATAGATGGGCTCTTAAAAGTCCCTAGAAGTGTACGCCAAGTGCTTTTAGCCCATGCCATTAAAGAAGTCGCCCAAAATTTACCCGAGTCTACAGAACACCTTTTAGTGTTTGAAAAGAGTTTTTTAGGCTATTTAGATAGTAGTACATTTGTGGCACACTTTTTTAACGAGTTGGCTATTTTTGATCTAGATATAAATCAGATTGAAAGCCAAGATATTTATGGTGATTATGCTAACCATTTGGAGGTGTTAAAGCGTATCTTAGCGCATTATCAAGAACAGCTAGAAAAGCATCGTTTTTATGATCGCATTTTGCGTATAGAACCCACCCTTATCTCTGCTGTGCTTGAAAAATTTACACGCATTGAATTTTACTTGGAGGGTTCTTTAAATAACCAAGAACAGCGCTTGCTTTTTAAAGTAGCCTCTTTAGTACCTGTGTTTTTGCATGTTAATTGTGATCGTTATAATAAAGATTTTTTAGGCTTTTTAAAATTAGACCTAGAAGTCAATCACTACTATAAACTGGATTTATCAGCTCTTTTACAAGGTAAACCAGCCATTATAAAAAAACAAGAGCAAAACTTACAGGTAGATCATATCCGTGTTTATGGCTTTAAAACCCGGTTAGAGCAAGTGGGTTTAGCCCTTTTAAGGGTACAAGAATGGTTACAAGATGGATTAGATCCTAGTACTCTAGCTATCATCACCCCGGATTCTTCTATCACTGCCTACCTAAAGCTTTTAGATATAGAAAATAACCTCAACCTTGCTCATGGTCAAGATGTTGAATGGGTCTATTTTGCCTATTTTCAAGCCCTTAAAAACCTACAAATCAACCCGCCCCCTTTAAATGCCTCCCCCTTAGAAGAGCTTGATAAAGTGTGTAAACAAGCAATGGAGCAGGTTTATCCCACTCCCCCCAAACATCTTCAAGATTTCCACGAGGATTTTTATAACAACCTCATGAGCATTAAATCTTTATTAAAAGACTATCCTCTAGCCGATCTCTTAGAACTCTATTTACAAGAATTAAAAAAACAACGCATTGACGATGTCTCTGGAGGCAAGGTTAGGGTTTTAGATGTACTAGAATGCCGCGGGTTATCTTTTGAGCGGGTGGTGTTGTTAGATTTTACTGATCATTTAGTACCCTGTATTCCCGATCACAATTTATTTTTAAATAGTACAACCCGTGCACGCCTTAATATCCCCACCCTCAAAGATCATGAAAATCTACAAAAACATTACTATTACCAAATTTTGCAAAACACTAAACAAGTAGATATTGCCTATTATGTTGATGATAAAACAACTCATTCAAAAATGCTTTTAGAACTAGATTTAAATACACAAATAAGCCCGGCAAACTTTGCCCTCTTTCCCCCTGAAAATAAACACGATTACCTAGATGAAGAGTGTAAAGGCAAAGTGTTAGAGGGTTTTAGCTTTAGCGCTACTAAGTTTAATGATTATTTAACCTGCCCCCGCCGTTTTTATCTTAAATACATCAAAAACTTAACCCCCCCCTCTAAAGATCAATTTAACATGGGCACTTTTTTACACAAACTTTTAAAGAAGCATTATGAAGAACACAAAAACACCCCTGTTAAAGCCTCTGATTTGCTAGAACTAGCGCAAGATGAACAACTAAACGCTTTGCAACGCTTAGAGTTTGAAGTGGCGGTGGATAAAATGAGTGCGTTTTTTGAAAAGGAAAAAGAAATTTTACAATCCAGAGAGGTATTAGTCTGCGAAAAGAAATTTAAAACCTCCATTGCCGGGTTTACATTTAATGGGAAAATTGATCGCATTGATCGCTTAGAAGATGGCAGTTATGCGATTTTGGATTATAAATATAAGAGCAAAGATAAACTAAAAGTAGATACTTTAGAAAACATGGAAGAAAGCCAAGATTACCAGTTAAGTATCTACCATTTAGCTTTGGCCTCTTCTTTGCAAGATGCCCGTATTAGAGTGTATTTTTATGATCTTAAAAAAGGTGAATTGTTGGAGGAATATTTGCAAGTTGTGCATTTTAAACAAGAGCAACTGCAAAACCAACTAAAAAAACTCACTTCTATCATGCCCTTTGAAAAAAGACCTAATAAAGATAATTGTAGCTATTGTCCTTACATGGATATATGTGGTGTGGTTTATGAAAGGGAAAAATATTAG
- the trxA gene encoding thioredoxin, with the protein MASYVELTSENFDAETGNGAVMVDFWAPWCGPCKMLAPIIDELAAEYAGKAKICKVNTDEQEELSSRYGIRSIPTLLYMKDGKVINQTVGALSKQSLKDNIDKLL; encoded by the coding sequence ATGGCAAGTTATGTTGAGCTGACTAGTGAAAATTTTGACGCAGAAACCGGTAATGGTGCTGTGATGGTGGATTTTTGGGCTCCATGGTGTGGGCCTTGTAAAATGCTTGCCCCTATCATTGATGAATTAGCCGCTGAATATGCCGGTAAGGCTAAAATTTGTAAAGTTAATACAGATGAACAAGAAGAACTATCCTCTCGCTATGGTATCCGCAGTATCCCCACTTTACTTTATATGAAAGATGGCAAAGTAATCAACCAAACCGTGGGCGCGCTATCCAAACAATCTTTAAAGGATAACATTGACAAACTCCTCTAA